From the Aspergillus puulaauensis MK2 DNA, chromosome 1, nearly complete sequence genome, the window CGGATCTTGCTTCCCTTCCTGACGTTCCAAGGACAAATGCATTGATGGACCTTTTGGGCACACTGCCTACCGTATCAGAAATGAAAGCCTGGATTGACCAGAAGAAAGGCGGTCATCTTAGACCCCTTTCCGAGTGGCACGATAGGATACACATGTCGGCTCTGTATGTGCTCCAATGGATTATCGGATCCAACCGCTCAGTTATATTGTTTGACGATGACCCGCAAAACCAAGTGTTGGGCATGGAATCATACATGCAGTTCAGGTTCGCCCAAGGTGCCCCAGACAAGGAGCAGCGGTTTGTGAAGGCCGTAAACACAACTGCTTCGCGATTAAACCTACAGTACTCAACGCTCTTCGCCTGGCATGGAAGCCTCTTGTATAACTGGCACAGCATCGTTAGGGAGGGCCTCCATTACAGGAACACCATGAACGGCCGAAGCTATGGACATGGAATATACATGACTCCAAACTTTAATACTTCGATTGGCTATTGTAGGAACTACAGGGATGGAGGGGCAGTATCAATTTACTGGCCTAAGAGCGAGTTGAATTGCACAATGGCTATATCCTTGAACGAGGTGGTCAACGCCCCGGCCGAGTTCACGTCAAGGGATCCTCACTATGTGGTGCAGCATGTGGACTGGGTCCAGCCTAGATATCTTTTCATTGATTGCGGGCAGTCCATGCTGGACCGGGTCAAGCGACAGAAGTTCGAGAAATTAACCCACGTTTATGCGCAGGATCCTGACCGTAAAGTCTTCGGACCCAGAGGGGCTCTAACTATCCCGATTTCCGCCACAAACAGTCACCGGTCTAGGGATTCGCTAGAGGCACCCTCGAGTGATGACTCCAAGTCCGTCATCAAGAATGGGAAACGGAAAAAGTCCAGTGTCGATCACGATGCAcccgaagatgacgatgatgcgGCCAGCGTGACAACCCTCCCAGAGGACCGGCAGGTGTTGCTATCCGACGACGAGTCAACCCCCCGTAAGCAAAGCAAGCTGTCAGTCACCTCTTTCCAGCCGAACACCCTCGATATATCTTCCATCCAGCTACTTGGCGAGCCAGCGTACGCAACATCACGGGCAACGAAGACCCTTCAAAAGGTGCTCCGCCAGGCCCTCGACACACAGGACAAACAACCGTTACACGAACTAGGCTGGTACATCAACGCCAACCACATTGACAACGTCTACCAATGGATCGTCGAACTCCATAGTTTCGACAAGAACCTCCAAATGGCGCGTGACCTCGAAAATGCCGGGCTGAACAGCATCGTCATGGAAATGCGCTTCCCCCCTGAGTTCCCCTTGTCGCCGCCATTCCTTCGAATCATCAAACCGCGTTTCGTCAGATTCACcgagggcggcggcggacaCATCACCGCAGGCGGTGCAATGTGCATGGAACTCCTCACGACGTCGGGCTGGCTCCCTGCGTTCTCGATCGAGAGTGTCCTCTTGCAGGTTCGACTGGCTATCACGAATGAATTGCCCCGGCCAGCTAGATTGGATTTTAACTCTAGACGCACGGAGTATGCGATTGGGGAGGCTATTCATGAGTACAAGAGAGTGTGTATTGCTCATAACTGGGCGATTCCGAAGGATCTTGACAAGATTGGGTGGTAGATGGCAGGTAGTAGACCCAAATTGCAACGAAAAGTCGACCTGGCTAGATAAATTAGGGCATCTGGTGTTACTTAGGCAGTTTGCTAGCTTTACTAAGTTATGAATAACGATATCATACCCATCTCAATAGCTCAGcatagtagtagtataaaCATAACATATCACAACTTCTCCTCCCGTTTCCCACCCTCTTTGacctccctccccccaacAAACCTCACATGTCCATACCCCCTCCACCCAGAATTATGCAACCCCAAAatcaccctcttcctcgcaaAATCCTTCGTATGGTGATAAGCATCATGATCCTGGATACTCTCCCACCCAACGTAAACCACATAAGCTTCGTGTCCCTCAACAGGTTCCGCGATCCAGCCCCCTGTACACCCCAGACACCCCTTCACCGAGGGCACGAGGGTTGTCCACAGTGCCCATGCCTTTTCCCATCCTGGTACTGAGGTTGTCAGGTACAAGGCCGTGCCGGTTActggggcggaggagagggttgcGGCGTTTGTGGTGAAGTTTTGGAGGGCGCTGTGGTGGACTGAAATTCTttgttctggttctggctgtgattgtgattgtgGAGGGTGGAGAGGAGTGAGGAGGGTTATCAGGGCCTTCCATTGCGACGAGGATAAGAAGGCGTAGTGCTGGTTTAATGTTTCTCGGGCTAGTTATACCCATACCACAATGATCATGGTTTCCATATTAGCCACCTTCTGGAATACTACATAACTACGGAATGATATggacacagacacagacaaCTGTAGATTATGATTTGTGTGTACAACTCACCAACAAGAACTTGCACCTTCCATGCTTCCTCGACGTGTCTTCCCCAGTAGAGTCTGCGAAAGCCATGCCAATCCTGCAGGATATCGAGCGCCTGGCTCCAGATTTTGCCGTCGGGCGAGGCCGGGTCCTCGATTGTGGCGGTTTCGCGGATGGGGAGGGTGATTATCTGCGTTGGGACTGCGGGGGTTGGGGATGCGAGCGGGGGGCTGCGGATTGGGTGGTTTTGGGTGGTGCTTTCACGGTGTGTTTGTGCTGGGATGTGCATTTTGCTGGTTGTGTTGGATGGAGTGCTGCAGGTGGTTTGGTTGTGCTGGTTTATGGGTGGAGAGGTTGAAGTagaaagttggagaagattggGACAAGATGGATGTGGCAGTTCTGCTAAATCTGGGGTAATGGGTGGATGGCGGGGAAGTACGTAGAA encodes:
- a CDS encoding uncharacterized protein (InterPro:IPR011008), encoding MHIPAQTHRESTTQNHPIRSPPLASPTPAVPTQIITLPIRETATIEDPASPDGKIWSQALDILQDWHGFRRLYWGRHVEEAWKVQVLVARETLNQHYAFLSSSQWKALITLLTPLHPPQSQSQPEPEQRISVHHSALQNFTTNAATLSSAPVTGTALYLTTSVPGWEKAWALWTTLVPSVKGCLGCTGGWIAEPVEGHEAYVVYVGWESIQDHDAYHHTKDFARKRVILGLHNSGWRGYGHVRFVGGREVKEGGKREEKL